From bacterium CG_4_10_14_0_2_um_filter_33_32, one genomic window encodes:
- the truB gene encoding tRNA pseudouridine(55) synthase TruB: MPKKRKKTSWMNKSTSPFLYNGFFQINKPKDWTSFKVVDYIKRKFKFKKVGHAGTLDPFATGLLVILVNNYTKKFSDFLKFDKEYNALVQLGKITDTYDIDGKVIEEYKDKIKIDKKSILKTIKLFEGEIIQKPPAFSALKVSGTPAYKLARQGKDVDLASRIVVIKNINLIDVNKDSFSINVLCSSGTYIRSLAFDIGKSLKYGGYLSNLERIRIGDYRLTDAKELDKITIEDLHVMKDFGLNI; encoded by the coding sequence ATGCCAAAGAAAAGAAAGAAGACATCTTGGATGAATAAAAGTACATCTCCTTTTTTATATAATGGTTTTTTTCAAATTAATAAGCCCAAAGATTGGACTTCTTTTAAAGTAGTTGATTATATCAAAAGAAAATTTAAGTTTAAAAAAGTTGGTCATGCTGGTACCCTGGATCCTTTTGCCACCGGATTGCTTGTCATTTTAGTGAATAATTATACTAAAAAGTTTTCCGATTTTCTGAAATTTGATAAAGAGTATAATGCGTTAGTTCAATTAGGTAAAATAACTGATACATATGATATTGATGGAAAGGTTATTGAAGAGTATAAGGATAAAATAAAAATTGATAAGAAAAGTATATTAAAGACTATCAAATTATTTGAAGGTGAAATAATACAAAAACCGCCAGCTTTTTCGGCTCTAAAAGTTAGCGGTACGCCTGCTTATAAACTAGCCAGACAAGGCAAAGACGTAGATCTTGCTTCACGGATAGTTGTTATTAAAAATATTAATTTAATTGATGTTAATAAGGATTCTTTTTCGATTAACGTATTATGTTCTTCCGGAACTTATATTAGATCTTTGGCTTTTGATATTGGTAAATCATTAAAATATGGGGGGTATTTATCAAATTTAGAAAGAATTCGTATTGGAGATTATAGACTAACTGACGCTAAAGAGCTGGATAAAATAACTATTGAAGATTTACACGTAATGAAAGACTTTGGTTTGAATATTTGA